Part of the Juglans regia cultivar Chandler chromosome 14, Walnut 2.0, whole genome shotgun sequence genome, tctttcttttttatttttttatttttttttggggtggtTGGTTATTGTGTATAAGATTTTGAAGACTCCTTCATGGTGACATACTTCTTTTTCCAGCCTGAAGGTAGACAAAGGGTACATACTAAAACAGACCGTATATAGTTTATACTCTTAAATCTTgtctttattctttatttttgcaGCATGTACCAAGAATTAATGGGGAAATACCCTCAGTTGATGAAGAAACATTAGATCATCAAAGGCTACTGGACAGGTATTCTGTGTTTATTATATGTATGgctgctttcttcttctctctccccccctccccccctaaATTTGTAGGATCTTCTTGCGTCTGGTTTTGCAGATAAGTTTTCTATGCGAAACTAATCTGGAAATATTTTCCACCTCCTCCCCTTTTTTTTAGATTGCAGTTATATGATTTGGTTGAGCATAAAGTTCAAGGTGATGGTAACTGTCAGGTTAGCTTGTTCTGCCATGGCAAGCATGCTTTAGATTGTATGTTATTGTGATGTCTTATGTCTGATTTTACCAAAGGCTTTGTTTACATTACCATAGAAAGTAGAGTGGTGAGTTATGGTTCtgaatttctatttctttttacaTTTGTTTTGGAATTCTATGAGAACATGTTACGAAATTTACTTCAACTGTCATGGATAAGTATAATCTAATATGTTGAGTTCTGTTTTACTTTCATTCTCATCATTGACCTGTATGCTGGTgtttttacatttctttttgCAAATTGATGATTTGGCTTTTATTCTTCACTACTGATgtttatacaaataattatatgtgTAAAAACTAGTTGCTTGTGTCTTGTCTTACAAAagaattgatttattttatatggtttttGTTGGTATCAATACAAAGTcctaaatgatattaatatgcTGGACTTTGTTATTACGGACTGATGGAATCCATGGTGTCTCTAGAAGTTCACATGATAAAAGGAAAGATTACCTGCCTATCCAAACTTTTGCATTAGTTGCATCTTGTCCTTGCTCTATGAGTTTGCTTACCATAAAAAAAGTGCTTCTGGATTTTTAAATTCCTTCGTACTCCATTCATATGAATTCCAGTTTAAAactgaatgaaaatattttatgttttcgTTAGCACGGCAGTAAATGATGCGATTTTTGTGCCCAATTATATTTGctgtcttttttattcatgtatAGGCCTTCAAGTGGGCTGATGATTTATAAGCTTTATTGCACTACGATTCACTTCTAATATAATGAGCCCCATCAGTGATTTACGAACCAAATTTGACAAGTATCAATTCAGAATGTCTACCAAAATGCATGTCTCATTTTACACTTGCTTGTTCTTTAGTTCATTTTAAGCCTATTATAGTCAAACCTGAATACTTATTTATTATGGTGGTTGATTACTTACACGATGTCCCTTACATTCCTTGATATTTCCAGTTCCGAGCTTTATCGGATCAATTTTATCGAACTCCTGAGCACCACAAATTTGTGAGAGAGCAAGTTATAAATCAGGTTGGCCATTATAGTAGTAAATTGGTTTTGAAAGCGTGAGTTAGAGTTTATTGGGTTAAATTATTGTTGCGATACATATTTATGTTGTGATATTTTGAATGATACAGCTTAAATCTTACCTGGAGATTTATGAGGGATATGTTCCCATGGCTTATGATGACTATCTGGAGAAGATGTCCAAGTATTTTCTTCTCCTTTAAGTTGACTTTCTGATTTGTTCTAGAATATATTTTGACATTCCTTTCACTTGGATGAAAATAGGAGTGGTGAATGGGGTGATCATGTAACTTTGCAGGCTGCTGCAGATTCGGTATGCTTGAATGACTTAACATTTATTGTAGTTATGATGGATTtgtctgttttctttttttttttttgccttttcttcGTATCCCTTCGCCTTCCCTTTCCTTATAGATGTTACAATTGATCTAGCTTGCATTGTTTTGCTTTTGTCTTTCAACTTTATTCCAACCTAATATTGTAAACTGGTATGTTGAAATTTGCCTTAGGTCCATTATGGAGGTCAATTTACCCTGTGTACTTGTTATATCTGGAAATCCTATTTCTCCCTGCTAAACAAATTACACTTCAATTTCTCTTGATTATATGAAATTGTATGTCTTTTATTAGTTACTTTAAATCTTTAAACATTGAGTCCGTTGGGCTTTAAATTGTTTCTGCTTGTTTTAGAATTTCAATTATGGGCATAGTGCTCACTGTTTGAGTAGATATGCTTCTGTCTAATGCATTTAGTGATCTATTTGCAGTATGGTgttaaaatatttgtgataacaTCTTTCAAGGACACCTGCTACATTGAGATTCTTCCTAATGTTGAGAGGTCAAAGCGAGGTACCCTTCATGGAGTTATCAAATTCCAATTGTAAATATTAGAAAGTAGGAATAAATCTATATTGGTGCACTGCTTCAATGATAAAGTGGGCAAATGGTGATAGATATCTAACAGTACATATAATGTTTCgaagtaatgtataataatgtCACTGTAGTCGAGAATGATATTTGCTGGAAAAACCTGATATCCTAGTATGTTCCTATGACCTCCCCTTGCCATAGACCTTTCTATATAATTATTAGCAATGCCAaccatgaatttttattttccattctgTTTTCCCATTAAAAGGAAACGGATGTGGTATCTCCCTAATtactaaaattttcaaactgtTTTGGGCACCATGTGTTGGAGTCCATGGTTTGCCTTTGGTATGAAGGTAAAACAAATTTCTTTGGGACACCTTACCTTGTTGGAACACTGACTTTGCATTTGTGACTTGCCTCCCTTCAGCCATACACATGGGCAATGCTCACCCCAGTGGGAATTATGTTGTCAATGCCCTATGCCTTGTGCACTTCCATTGCTCATTCATGGGCCCCTTGCCATATGTCAGCCCTTTTGCTCTACAGAAAAAGATATTTCATCATTTCAATTGTATATTCTCTGAAGGAATGCTAACTGAGAAGGACGTGGATGGGTTTAGGCTTCATTTTATCAGTGGAAGTCATTTTATCAGTGGAAGTCATGTTTTCCTAACAGAAAACTATATCCAATGCTGCAAATAGATTCTTTGTTTGATGGACTagccatattttttttcatttctttctcccgACTTCTCAATTGCTGAGTATAATTTCATGTGCGAGAAACCCTTCTGAGCAgttttctcattcttttgatttttccctttttattttagtttcaaCTTAGTATTTCCAAATGgctaaaaaattaaagaaaaaaaaatctcatcgtTGTTTAATCTTGTTGCTTAGTGATGTGCATTGAGATGAGGAtgattcttatttatttatttattttttatttttgcagtaATTTGTTTGAGCTTTTGGGCAGAGGTGCACTATAACTCAATATATCCTGAGGGAGGTAAAGATTAAATGATCTGCggtttttaagtatttttttattgcatagagattatttatgaataaactagatacatttaaatttttcttcctcTGGATACAACTTGCTATATTCTACTAACTCGAGATTAATCCAACTATTCTGACACGTTGGTCTGTGTTCCGAAAAAAGGTGGGTTGAATTGGGAAGCTACAGTTTTTTCAACATTGCATCAGGTTCATATTTGTTGACCAAACTTGATTAATTGATCACAATGCCCTATTGGTTTTTGAAGAAACTTGAAAGAACTGATAACCCAGATCTTTAAATGTCAGTAGACTCAATTAGGATGAAACAAAATTGGAACTTGTTTGATTAGGTTAGCTATGAAGAGTAGTGCTATGAATTGGCTTGCCAAACGGAGATGACAACCACTTCTTTCGTTTGATGGAAAAAAATTAGGATTGTATTCGAATTAAGTAATGCTGAATTTGAACAAGATTGCTCCAGTTCGAATAACTTATTTAGTAGTCCGAACATGGCTTGAACTCCAATAAGGATTGAATATTCTTGTTTGAATTCGGCTTCGTAATATTAGTTATGTTCGCGTTCGAAGAAAAGCAAACAAATGAGATTGAgcttgatgtttttttttttttcgaaaaatttgattattttgtttaattgatgtaaaaagtataaaaagtCCGCaataaattttaactatttatacatttaaacaaataaatgtataaataaatgtataaacaaataaagttattatatattgtagtgtcagtatataatatgtaactaCAAGTTATAAGTGATAGTTATAACTTTCAACATATGTTATCATTGGTCTAACGTATAGTAAGTTATCATTGTATTTCacatagtaaatttttttacaggtgaaataaaactttattgaaaaaagaaaataggtgTAGCCCAAGCACAAAGGAGATTTACAACGAGAATACCTAGTTACAAGTAACGACTAGAAATGGATAcgaggaaatcatgaaaactagccccataaaaaaaaatgacagtagaccataaaaattttgtgttgaAGAGGAATCTTTTGATCTCATCAAGGAATGTTCCCAATCTTTTAAGCACTGACCATTTCTCCATCCAAAGGCATCACATTAGATGTagaggaatcattttccatataagGGCAATTTGGGGGTTGCCCTGAAGTCTTCTCCAACACACCAAAATGGCCCACCATCCTTTTGAGCATTATCAATGCCAatccctagccacctcacaatgtgaTAATAAATGATCCATGGTTTCacatttttcttacacatataacaccaatcaaTAACAAAATGTCCACATTTCCTTCGAATATAGATGGTAAGGATTTTCCCAAGGAAAGCAGTCCGGCCAAAGAAAGCTACCTTGGGGCACTTTACATCTCCAAATGCACTTCTAAGGAAAAAAGGTTGTGGTTTTGAACCGACAGAGCTTTGTACAAAGAGTGAACTGTGAGTCTCCTACTCCTAACTTGAGTCCAGATCATCCCATCCACCTCAGCATTACCAACGATAATGGTGCACAACAAGCTGAAAAAATCGGATATGGAACCTAGTTCCCAATCCTTAGCtggtctaataaaaa contains:
- the LOC108990327 gene encoding OVARIAN TUMOR DOMAIN-containing deubiquitinating enzyme 12-like isoform X5; amino-acid sequence: MTTYEQDPDVLQWGLQLFDSDPYSSCGYYGTIMQQVVEAPGSPDEELERLQLSAISQDWLGQSMKNCGSGHECGQEEDDTMRPSTSCSSPDENSYCGDERSYSLELMDEYAFDGEVGKRLTLMVPVPHVPRINGEIPSVDEETLDHQRLLDRLQLYDLVEHKVQGDGNCQFRALSDQFYRTPEHHKFVREQVINQLKSYLEIYEGYVPMAYDDYLEKMSKSGEWGDHVTLQAAADSYGVKIFVITSFKDTCYIEILPNVERSKRVICLSFWAEVHYNSIYPEGDVPASMIKKKKRRWMLRNKHLESPDQG
- the LOC108990327 gene encoding OVARIAN TUMOR DOMAIN-containing deubiquitinating enzyme 12-like isoform X6, yielding MTTYEQDPDVLQWGLQLFDSDPYSSCGYYGTIMQQVVEAPGSPDEELERLQLSAISQDWLGHECGQEEDDTMRPSTSCSSPDENSYCGDERSYSLELMDEYAFDGEVGKRLTLMVPVPHVPRINGEIPSVDEETLDHQRLLDRLQLYDLVEHKVQGDGNCQFRALSDQFYRTPEHHKFVREQVINQLKSYLEIYEGYVPMAYDDYLEKMSKSGEWGDHVTLQAAADSYGVKIFVITSFKDTCYIEILPNVERSKRVICLSFWAEVHYNSIYPEGDVPASMIKKKKRRWMLRNKHLESPDQG